The following are encoded together in the Fusobacterium simiae genome:
- a CDS encoding thiamine diphosphokinase, whose product MRIAYLFLNGELRGSKKFYLNLIENQKGDIYCADGGANICYKLNLVPKEIYGDLDSIKDEVKEFYQEKNVKFIKFQVEKDYTDSELVLNEIQNKYDVIYCIAGLGGSIDHELTNINLLDRYLNLFFISQREKIFKIDDNYKFNNMIGTKISFVVFSDEIKGLTLQGFKYNIKNLDIKKGEARCISNIITESEAILSIKSGSFLCVIKQN is encoded by the coding sequence ATGAGAATTGCTTATTTATTTTTGAATGGTGAATTAAGAGGGAGTAAAAAATTTTATTTAAATCTTATAGAAAATCAAAAAGGAGATATTTATTGTGCAGATGGTGGAGCAAATATTTGTTATAAATTAAATTTAGTACCAAAAGAAATATATGGAGATTTAGATTCCATTAAAGATGAAGTGAAAGAGTTTTATCAAGAAAAAAATGTTAAATTTATAAAATTTCAAGTTGAAAAAGATTATACAGATAGTGAATTAGTTTTAAATGAAATTCAAAATAAATATGATGTAATATATTGCATTGCAGGTTTAGGTGGAAGTATAGACCATGAACTTACAAATATAAATTTATTGGATAGATATTTAAATTTATTTTTTATTTCTCAAAGAGAAAAAATTTTTAAAATTGATGATAATTATAAATTTAATAATATGATAGGTACAAAAATATCCTTTGTAGTATTTTCAGATGAAATAAAAGGTTTAACTTTACAAGGTTTTAAATATAATATTAAAAATTTAGATATAAAAAAAGGAGAAGCAAGATGTATAAGTAATATTATTACTGAAAGTGAAGCTATTCTTTCAATTAAATCTGGTTCTTTTTTATGTGTAATTAAACAAAATTAA